CATTGTACTCAaggtataaaagaaatagacTGGAAAAAAGGAGTCCCGCAAGGGGCTATACTTAGTCCGActctatttaatatttatataaacggCTTACAGAAGAAAATAGACGATGAACGAACTTTCACACTACTTTACGCAGATGACATAGTTATAGTAAACAAGTACAAAAAGGATGAGACATCATTACACCCATCGGAAATAGCATTGAGAAGACTAGTAGAACATTTGGAAATCAGGGACCTAACAATAGCGCcagaaaaaacaaaggtagtCAGATTTCAAACAAATCCTAAATTAGAAGAGTTTTCGATCAACGTggtaataaacaataaaaagacAGCTATAAACTCCAGCCCAGAGGCGAAATTCCTAGGGATTACGCTTGACTATAATTTACGTTTCAGAACACATTTTGACGATATCATATACAAGGCAAAAAAACGTTTGGGAATCATCCAATTTCTATGCAGAGGACAGAGAGGCATAAATCAAAATTGGGGAATAAAGATCACCCGAGCTCTTATTTCCTCGGTGGTGGATTATGGAGCCTATATAATATACACTAAAGAAGGGAACTTAGAACAGaacaagaaaattagaaaaatagaatcagCAGCACTAAGAGCAGCTATAGGATACAGAATGTCTACTCCAATAGCTGTAATGTATGCAGATACAGGTTTCATAGGACATCATTTAAGAGCTAAACAGGCCGCAATCAGATACTGGCttagagaaatggaaaaaaccGAAACAAACAGCAAAACATTGGATAACCAGCTAAAATACTTTTCGATTCACAACGACACAGACCATTTAACACAATGGGAAAAAGGTATAGGAACTAAACCCAACTTAATAGAAACatctttttatgaaatagcCCAACTAAAAAACAGAATACTATCCACCAACCATGCACTGGAAAGCAGCTTTAATTGGAAAGAGAagatattaaacaaaaggaagaatttaaaaaaaatatacatagacAAGGACACAGGAAAAACTCTCGAAACTGGAGCAATCCCTCTCAGCACAATAAACCAATTTCTAATGGATAAACATAATGTCAAAAAAGAAGATACAGTTATATGTTACACAGACGGGTcaaaacaagaaaacaaaatcgcAAATGGTATAGGAATCTATATCAATCTACCACAAGGAACTTCTATGGAAACAGGATACAGCATTCATAAAGAAGCAACAATCTACACTACAGAAGCCATAGGTATTTTTAAAGCCATAGAGTTAACCAAACACACGAACTgcaaaaatactttaatattaacCGACTCTTTATCAGCACTTACAGGtcttgaaagtaaaatagaaaaactcgATGATACGGACAAAAATAACAACAACGCATGGATTCTAAAGATCTACAAAACACTTATAAACCAAAAAGATAGAGAAAAGATAGTACTGATCTGGGTCCCAGGACACCAGGGAATTCCGGGAAACGAAAAAGCGGACTCCCTCGCAAAGGAATACACCAATAAGGTACCAGAAGAAGATATACCGATCACGAGACTGGACTATCTGGTACAATATAAACATACAATCTGGAGTGCCTTTAGCGATAGAGTAGAAGAAATTGGTAGAAGCAAAGGAGCatattacttttcaaatttttgggaacataagaaaaaagttaaattCAAACCgtggtttcaaaaattcggtAATATATTAGATAGGCATGCTATTAGGTCAATCTCGAGGATAAGGTCAAACCATTATAACTTGAAAGAATCACTAGGCAGGAAAGGCATAATAGATGACCAAATATGTGATTGTAAAATGGAAGAGGAATCGGTAGATCATGTCCTCTTCAGATGTCCTTTCAGAACTATTCcgcgtttaaaaatgtttgataaaataGGTACCTTAATAAATAACTGCAATTATAACGTAGCGCAAATAATAAGTAGCGAAAAGATCTCAGccttaaaagaaataatagcGTTCTTAAAAGAagcaaatattgaattatgAGAATTACTAGTTTGCTAAATCCTGCTAACACAGGACAACGAGATGTAACTTATTCTAAGTCAGGGAATTGTTTTAACTAAATATGTACTCGTTAATAAGTATTAAAGAATAGATGAATAGGGAGAATAGGAAAACAACAAAGAGACTATAAGTAAGACTGAGACCGTTTTGGTCAATATAGATATAAAGCGAAAACCAAATACTCTAAAAGTAATCCTATTTTCTcgaattcaaaaaaaaaaaacacacaacaACTAAATACAATAATGAACAAAAGTATTAAGCAAATTGTGATATGGGAAACTTCCCTAGAGGCGAACCAAAATAGAATAAGTAGCAGGGAAAACAATATAgcgcaaaaaagaaaagacgaaaacatgataatatatttgttaagactacaaaaatttataattgtaagttaggaaaataagatatatataattgttgaTTTTCACTCACAAACcttaatatgtacaaataGATAATAAGTAAATAGTTATATGTACAAAAACACCAATATTAGATTGTAATACAATAGACtaagtttattttgttaacaaaCAGAatgtaaaagatattttatgtacaacGGACATgtgtaaataacaatattttttgttacacaataaagaaatatacaaatacatacaaatacaaatacaaatactctCACTGATTCTCTACAAACTCTAGAACTGTTAGCCTCCGCCTACAATTACCTTATTTGGTAGCCCAGACCATTACTCCTTCGACTAACCCAAAGTTCTTCCAACCGTCACTTTGATCGAATTTTCCTGCCAAACCTCGATTCAGTCGCACACGATGAACATTATATGTATCTAATAAACATACACAGGTTGCCACAAGTATCTGCAGAGGGGAGTGCAACAGTTCCAGAAAGTTAGAATCGTCTTGACGACGGTAGAGAACAAAGCCTAGAGATTTCCTAATTATCCAAATTTCTAGTTTGGTTTTTACCGAacttttccatatttattattattaactaattgtttttattctcttCTATTATTAGTTTAcgtgtatttatatacaatattatggAGGACCGTCGAAGAAACCGTAGACGTAATTTCGTGAATGTGCGTGAAATGCTTCGTGCTATTGACGCGGCGAACAGAAACTATGTTCTAGCGCGTAACATTTATCGCGAATATTTACAAAGCAGTAGAAGACAGTGTCGTTCAAGAGACGTTCCTGACAGGCGACCATTCCAAAGACTGGACCATCGTTTTAGTGAAGTGCCATTAAGTGAAATCGGAAATGTATCGAGTCATCGGAATGCTGGTCGACCACGGACAAATTGGAGAACAGAAGAACAAGTTATTGCACTTGCGCGATCTTTTCCCCTAACGGGTTTTCGTGGGATTGCTCGTCGAGTGGGTATATCGCATACAACGATGCGACGAATAATTCGGGACGAAAGTCTGCGCccttacaaaattcaaaatgtgcAGGCACTGAAACCTGGTGATCGTGCTGCACGACGAGGATATTATCGATggatgataaataaattgagaaGGAACGGGGATTTCCTCAGAAACGTTCTTTTTACCGATGAGAATGCTTTCTCAAGCACAGGTATGCAGAATGCGCAAAATACGAGAATATGGGCATACAGAAATCCGCACGCTGTGACACAACGATTCAGCCAAGGACGTTTCACTGTCAACTTATAGGCAGGAATAATGGGAAACAATGTTATTGGTCCTATTTATTTACTGTCATACTTGAACGGGGGAACCCGTGGCCGTAATTTGCCCTAGCACCGAAAGTACAAAACTGCTCGGAAGTGGCAAATGTCGCCGTAACAACGGCAGCTTACAACTGACCGGGAGTGGTAACTCCTTACCATAGCATCGAGAGCCCATGCTGCTCGGGAGAGGTAAGAACCGGGCGTGGACAGGGCAACTCGTACCGCGACCGGAAGGCTGTCTGCGAAATCATAAGCGCCCGAATGCAACGCATCGTTTGATCTTTgtcgaattttattgttagATGGGTTTACTAATTGCCGCGATGAGTCGGTGAACTGTTCGCGTGTGGATATCGGTCAAGAAAGTAAAGCCGAAAAGTCCCTCGCGGGGCCTTTTGTGCTTAAGTTCCGATAGCTCGCATTTAAGGAAGAAATATCAAACGACACCGTCAAAGTGCAGACCGCGCCCGTTTGACGGCGAATGCCGAGTGATCATCGGCGACCAGACTTTGTGTCTGGACGCGGAGCCGCGAGTCGGGtgcaaaaagaagaaatcgcGTGACAATAACCCGAAGGAGGACACGTGCCCAAGGCACGTGCCGAATTCTCGAAGGTTCGATGGAGTTTGGTAGGAGACTCAGGAGGGGATGGATATTATAAAGCGGCGAAGTCGGAGAGTTGGCATTAGCATGTTAGCCATCATACGACATCGTTAGACATAATTGCGAAACCGTCGCGGAACAAATATGAAGAATCGTTTAGAAGACTGCCTTAGTAACAACGGTGGACACATCGAAGTCAACAAGCAGGCCAGACTGTTAAGGAGCATCAACCAGAATGGCGCCGTTTTATGGATTAGAAGAAGATAAGCTGTAGTAGTGACAGTGATAGTGATGGtgatattatttaatgataGTGATAGTGATGGTGATATTATTTAGTGATAGTGATAGTGATAGTGATAGTTATCGTTATTTGTTTCAGTGTTAATATATCAGTGATACTGTGATATTCCAAGGGCCGTGGGTGGACCGAGCGGGGGCTCCGGTAGCCCATTCCGACGGCGAAGGATGGAGACACCGGGCGGGTCCCTCTGCCCGGGGTCTTATAGAGTAGGTAGTAGTGGAAGCTAACCCTCTGCCCCCGGGATTCATGTATGCTGGGAAGTGTCCTGTTGAGGACTCGCGTGATCCAGGCACTTCCTATGTAGCTTAGGCGGGTGTGGGGTTTTAGGTGGTAGCTGTCGGGTACGGGTGCGCTCGGCGCTTCCCTCCCTGATGGTAGGCCCGCGTAACTTCGGCTTCTCCCCcgggaagaaaaaaaaaacaaaaaaagaggGTACTGCGGTATTTAATGTcagtaataattttgtatatttattatccttGATATTAGTGTGTGTTTTTGTGCATCGTGAAGTGATTGATGTGTGATACGTGTAAACATAGGATACCTGTAACTTCGTGAACGTGCGACATTGGAGTCATCGATATGTAAGTCAGCGAGTTATTAATTACTGTTTcagtaattaataatcatttcatcaatcattaataatcattttctcAATCtgtcttttattaaatattgaaaggtAAATTCTACATTGTGTATTTTGTCTTCTTATAAAcgatattgtttattttccgataaccgatattttttttactgatattgtttttttacatAGTCAATCATTTAAAGTGTAGAGTGTAATCGTGCATTAAATGCATTTGATGCGCTTTTATTTGCCAACGAAATACGTAAAGCCCTGGTTTTTCTGAACGAGATCGTGACGGAATAGAGACGGAAAAGTTCGTGGACGATCTCACCGATACCAGTGGTATGTTAGTAAGCGTAAAAGGTCTTACACTTCAGTCCGGATGGCAGTTCGTGGGTCTCCGTTCCGTCGACCGGGACAGATTTTGATATTAACGATTCGAAGCGAGACGGAATCTCCGGAATCATGTGAACTCCTGTTGTAGTGAATGAGTTTATGAGCCGTCAAACGTGCATACATGTAGTATATTTGAATGTAATTAGAATTAGTATATAAGAAATTACaggaatttcataaaattatgtgTAGCAAATCAAATTGTTTAAGTATATCCAGACGCGAAggtgttaaatatattttattatacttagtATTATTAGTAGTTATCAGCTCTGTGTTGTATTTTGTAAGGGAAGTCTCATTATaggtacatatgtacatagaaTTACATATAGACTTCGCCTTTATCGCGATTTCGGGTATCCACGAAAAGACTTGTTCAGTGTCTTTTGAATTTGACTTCGAACATCGTCAATTGTACATCCATCGTCTGTGAACATGTTGCCAATCATTACCTTTTGCGCTGCCAAGGTTGGGGAAACAAATGCTGCCAATggttacataataattataattatatttctttatagtaatatatattatataatagttatatttcattattaacacCTTCGCGTCGGAAGACTCATTATTGCGTCCAGTTGAAAACTGCCCCTTGGCTACAGGTAATGCATTAACCTGAAAGGGTTAGAATCGAACCCCCATGTATAtgagttttcatttttgagatTGATATACAACATAACATCGTCAATAGTGGAATGGTTTGGGACATACCCCCTGGGGTAGAGTCGTAGGGAAAAAAAAGGTTGGGTCAAGTATCGGTATTGTCCCTAATCCTTTCGACCCTAAACGAAGACAGAATTTCTCGTGTCTATTCACTTGCACTCACGCAAATCCGTCCGCTTCATTCCGTCGAAACCAAAATGATTTGGTTTGGACGGAATGGGGTCCACGGAATATCGTCCCGGATTTTACACAAACACTACTATGAGTTGGGTATTCGTGAATCCGTCCACAATCCTTATTTTCGGTTTCCGTCGTCATTTCGTGACGGTTTTTCAGAGAAACCGGCCTCATCAACTCAAATCACTCGTTCCGTCGACCATTTCGTCGGGCCTAAACGAACAGAATGTTCCGTGGCGATCTTGTTCAGAAAAAACCAGGGCTTAACACGGTTTCGTTCTGTTCCGCGCTGCGTAATACGTTTGTGTGGTGCAGTCACATTTCACCATCGCGCGTGCGTATACGAATAGGAGCTAGGGTAGGGGGCTCTCGGCGCCGCTGCAGCGCCCCATTGAGTGGCTCCGCGCTGtcgaaaatttggaaaactttaacaattttttacgcgaaaacGGTTCGTCTCCGGCATGTGGCTCCATTAAAGCTTTTTACCTActcctcgagtagaattttttaaaattacaaaaaactttgaccttaaatttcgaggtcataatggattttgcgGACGGttcttttt
This portion of the Hylaeus volcanicus isolate JK05 chromosome 4, UHH_iyHylVolc1.0_haploid, whole genome shotgun sequence genome encodes:
- the LOC128875092 gene encoding uncharacterized protein LOC128875092, whose translation is MHNNVKLKIGLWNARSIGNKIDELKEKINNYDIMLITETWIIDYTNYQIQGYQLINNGNDFNTVRIGNKTYQQGCGLGIYYKEDINLKKIKSHKVDKKFETLVVEVLDSNQKGKFQLGLIYRTNGNKVNRTSRLYKPHKIDWKEFRIHLANKKEEINNSIQQGHNLAEKYNNWKQPIIEYFEVRNTDSQHTQQYRHNKTTRNTNPRPKNNRTNIQRKTQPRWWDEECTSTWSIWKKYQKDLWKHGRIEDYENMMGWKTRWKILKREKKRTAWENLIQEMNNNTNITKIWNKIRGIKKRYTENIDNLETKVRKDLEDIEINKIIDNNETMTSITTHTAPIPQEEDNNHTRIWNISIDKIEMLQTIEKNRNKKSAPGVDGIDYKIIAELPLYMKDHLHKIYEESWNTGEIPPDWRRGEIIMLQKPGKKAFRPITLTSCVGKTLERIINNRLQLWLEENQKLENNQAGFRKNKSTMDNLIRITNEIKHNNREKANTVGIFIDIKGAYDNVNLVKLLHVLRMINCPSTMYNWIRNWLNNRKVTFNHCTQGIKEIDWKKGVPQGAILSPTLFNIYINGLQKKIDDERTFTLLYADDIVIVNKYKKDETSLHPSEIALRRLVEHLEIRDLTIAPEKTKVVRFQTNPKLEEFSINVVINNKKTAINSSPEAKFLGITLDYNLRFRTHFDDIIYKAKKRLGIIQFLCRGQRGINQNWGIKITRALISSVVDYGAYIIYTKEGNLEQNKKIRKIESAALRAAIGYRMSTPIAVMYADTGFIGHHLRAKQAAIRYWLREMEKTETNSKTLDNQLKYFSIHNDTDHLTQWEKGIGTKPNLIETSFYEIAQLKNRILSTNHALESSFNWKEKILNKRKNLKKIYIDKDTGKTLETGAIPLSTINQFLMDKHNVKKEDTVICYTDGSKQENKIANGIGIYINLPQGTSMETGYSIHKEATIYTTEAIGIFKAIELTKHTNCKNTLILTDSLSALTGLESKIEKLDDTDKNNNNAWILKIYKTLINQKDREKIVLIWVPGHQGIPGNEKADSLAKEYTNKVPEEDIPITRLDYLVQYKHTIWSAFSDRVEEIGRSKGAYYFSNFWEHKKKVKFKPWFQKFGNILDRHAIRSISRIRSNHYNLKESLGRKGIIDDQICDCKMEEESVDHVLFRCPFRTIPRLKMFDKIGTLINNCNYNVAQIISSEKISALKEIIAFLKEANIEL